TTTTGAGTTATAAGTTATACCTTTAAAAAAAGTTTCTTGTGAGGCAAAGCTTGAAAATGTACATTGCCATTGACTCACTGTGGTCAAGTGCGGCATTCCCTTTTATGTTTTGTGTTCTATATTTAACTAGTGTTTTTTTAACATAAAGATATATAAAAGCAGGCAGGGTTCTACATATAACAAAATCTGACATAAACAAAACcattataaataaatattgccGCCAACGAAGGGTTGTTGCGATGGTTGAGCTCTTGTATTCATTGCGTGATGTCAAGAGTTCAACTTCTAACGTGTGCGTGTATATCGTGTATATCATTAATTAGTAAAAGATTTAAAAATATTGCCAATTTTTGTGCATATAATCTGCAAAACTAGTGTGTTATTTTCATTTAAAAAAGCACCAAGAGAACAAATCGCAAAAAAAATGAGCAAAAAGATAAGGCACAAAAAATATTAAACATGAATTCCACAATTCTAATTCTAATCCCAGTCCATTTTCTAATTATCTTTGAAAGAATCTTGAACCGGGTTGGACCGGTTGATGGCCGGGTCAAGCTAAAAGAATCCGGTCTGATCCGGTTTAAAGCAAAGACAATATCATACATAAGATAAACTTATCTTCAGACACACAGTTTGGGATTCTTGAGAGATGCTTTTCTTACATATATTCTGacacttgataaatataacatcATAGTAGTAGAAATGCTGCTCCACTCTAATGCTTCAGCTCCTCTTCATCTTTACTCACATGGGTCTCACAATGTTCTTGTAAATTTAATTTATACCACCCATAAATATCCTGTTTCTGAGTTTCAAAGCCGTGGATCAACTCAACCAAGAATACCCATCAAGCCCAAGTTCAAGAACCACAAACTCTCTCTTCAGGTAAATCATTTGCATGTGATTGTGTGTGTTTGTATATGTATTTATAAAGTTTCTTTTGGTAATGCTTGTTATTTTCTGCATTTTGTTGTTTttgtatataatatatatcaatATTGTAAAGGTTTATGCAAGTTTGTTTGTTGTTAGTGTTTCATATTGATGATTTGTTGTGTTTGTGATAGAATCTGTCAAAAGATTTTATCTTTTCAGTTATTGTATTTGTAATTTAGTAGACTTTCACATGGATATATAGAAGCTTTTATTATGGTTTATTATGGTTTAATATGGCTAAACTTATTTTAATGATCTTAGTTTAGTGTCTGCTTTGCATTGGATAACTGAAATTGGTGAATAGTGATATTTAAGGTAGGGGATGAGAGAAATGATGCTTTTCCCTTTGATGGTTCTTGATTATGTACTTTTCCATTATCAATCTGATTCTTTTCCATCTGTTTTTGCTTGTAACTTGATTGAAACTTTATTGGCCACCTTCTCCTTACATTTTATTGCACTAGTGTAATGTAAAACATGATAACATGAAGCCTTGGTTGGGACAGTATTTGCAAGTCGAAAAGTAGGACTTCTTGAAAGTTTCAGTTTGTAAATAAAGCAAGATTTAGAAAGATCCACTAAAATCTGAGGGAAAACTTGCAACAACTCCGTAGGTTATGCTTAAAGCTGAGCAGATCTTATAAATGAAGCCAAAATAACCCTAATCTCGTCCACCTTCAACGCAGCCTATGGAACTTTTCGAAATCTCTTTTAAGAAAGGTGATGAAGGTTTAGCTTGACTTGGCCACTGCTGCACTTGAATTCTTTTATGGCTCTTCATAAAATATAAGTTTTTGATTTTAGCACTTCTGTGAGTTTACGCCTTTCACAACACTGCATAACACATTATCATAGATATGTTTTCTTATAATCTGTTGCTCCCCGATTTTCCGCCAACATGTTTATGATCTTGATGATTAGTGTAGGTTTGGAAATTATGAATATACATATCTAAGTTTACATTTGATGATTATTGAATCAGATATATGGAAGACGACTGCCCATATTACCACTCATGTCCTCAAGAAGATACAAAGGTAATCAGTTAATATTAGGCTGATCTAGTAGTGATTATAGATGTTATCTGGTCTATATGTAACTCTATTAAGTATTAATTGTATGTCTGGTATCTTTATATCGATGTAGTCATGTGTTTGCGTTTATTCATCTTTGTGGGAAATACGCTAGAAAGCTTGGAAGCCAGATCCTGTCCTTCAGCACTTGCCACTTTACTTATTTTCCATAAGGCAATTTCAGAACACGTATAATTTGTTGCACATTAAAGCTGTTTTTTTTATCAAGATAAAATGCCACTTTGTCACTGGGCTTGTATATTTACAAACAATATACTGGCTAACTTTCTCTTTTCTTAATATCTTAAGTTTCAAATCTATAAAGTAATTTCATTTTATGTTTAGATCGCATATATCGGACAACATTGCATGCCTTAAGGTTAAGATTTCATTCTTAGTTTGTAAGTTGTACCTGCCACTTGCTTTTTAGCATTATATGTGATTTTTTTGTACACTGTGAATTACTCCAAGTCTCAGAGCTGGTGAGTTATAGTCTCGTTTTTAGGAGTATCTGAATCTTGCAATAAAATTTGGTCCTCAATTTGATATTGTTTTCTTTGCACCAATTTGTTGCTTTACCAATTCCCAGACTCTCCCAGAAGCCAAAGCTCTATCCTTGTTTTTACTTTCCCTCCTTTGTGGTGTTtgattataaaattattaataatgtTTACTTTGCATGGATGTAAAAATGacttaaaatatttaattatcaTGTTTCAAGCATACCTCACAAGTTTGAGCGAAAACTGCTTCGTTGACATAAGCGAATGTTCTCTTTCCAATTTTTCAGACTCCCTTTTGGCTGATGACGATAACATGAATTTAAAAGGACAACTAGTAGGTGTGTCTACTTTCTTGTGTGGACCAGTCTCATGGTTGGCATCTTCACAAGCGGCACCCGCAAGTGAATATGCCCAGATAGATCCTGTTTATGAAATTGGGGAGTTATTTGAATTGGGAATCCAGCTTTCGTATGTGCTTTCATTGCTAGGCTTGCTTGGGGTTGGGACTTTTTTTGTAATTCGTCAAGTACTTGTTCGTAGAGAACTCGACCTTTCAGCAAAAGAATTGCAGGTTTATTTCTATAATAGATATAATCTTTCTTTACAGCGCAACACAATGCACTTCATAAATTTTATTATGTGAATATGAATTACTTTGTTGTCTTGTCTTAAGTTAGGAGGTTCATTTTTTTATGGCCTTTCGACTAATGGTGTATTTAGCTCACTCCCACACATATATGTCTAAATGTTCAAACCTGCCAGAATGTGCTTGTATATCAATTTGTTAATGTCCTGGTCAGCTCATTGTTCTTATACTAGTATGTCTCAAACTTTTGACTTCTGAAAACATCTCAGCTTGCAACAAGTTACCCATGCCAAAAATGAAAAAGTAAAAGGAGAATTCAcagattaatttttttatttttatctaCTGCTTGAAAGTAACTGCGAGTGCAGTAATAGAGACTTGTGTAAATAGAAGCAAACAAACATAAATGCCATTCAAGTTATAACACATGATTTCTACATACTGCCTTCTATACTAGGATATATAAGAGTAGCAATATATTTTCGACATGTTTGTTCTATCCCCTATCTATTGTTGATTTTAGTGATCCTCAGGAACAAGTAAGAAGTGGGGACGCTAGTGCAACAGAGTTATTTGAACTTGGAGCAGTGATGTTACGTAGAAAAGTTTACCCTGCTGCTACTAAATTCTTACTTCAGGCAATTGAAAAATGGGATGGAGATGAACAGGATCTTGCGCAAGTATGATATCATCTCTGATTTCTTTAAGCTTGTGAAACAACATATATGATCTATACTATGCATGATAGACAAAATGCGCATATATACACACATCTCCATCGCACATTTTATGGTGAATATGGTGACTTATCCCATGTATATATGTCCCTGCATTTAATATATCATCACAGGTTTATAATGCTCTTGGCGTGAGTTACACTCGGGATGGGAAGGTTGACAAAGGCATTGCTCAGTTTGAGACTGCTGTGAGAATCCAACCAGGCTATGTTACGGCTTGGAACAACCTGGGTGATGCGTATGAGACCAAAAAAGAATGGACACCTGCTCTGAAGGCATTTGAAGAAGTCTTGCTATTTGATCCTAACAACACAATAGCAAGGCCAAGGCGAGATGCATTGAAGGAAAAAGTTAAGATGTACAAAGGAGTTCCTATAAAATCGAAGAAGAAAGCATAGCATTATGTGTATCATACGCGCCTCTTAGTTAAGCTTTTAATTCTTTATATTCGCACCTCCACCATGTTTTCGATTAACCATGAGTCAGTCATATACTCATAAATTAAGTGTAAACTCGTCTGAATGATTTTGCCGGGATCTAAAAATGTGA
The DNA window shown above is from Apium graveolens cultivar Ventura unplaced genomic scaffold, ASM990537v1 ctg1585, whole genome shotgun sequence and carries:
- the LOC141699972 gene encoding tetratricopeptide repeat domain-containing protein PYG7, chloroplastic, with product MLLHSNASAPLHLYSHGSHNVLVNLIYTTHKYPVSEFQSRGSTQPRIPIKPKFKNHKLSLQIYGRRLPILPLMSSRRYKDSLLADDDNMNLKGQLVGVSTFLCGPVSWLASSQAAPASEYAQIDPVYEIGELFELGIQLSYVLSLLGLLGVGTFFVIRQVLVRRELDLSAKELQEQVRSGDASATELFELGAVMLRRKVYPAATKFLLQAIEKWDGDEQDLAQVYNALGVSYTRDGKVDKGIAQFETAVRIQPGYVTAWNNLGDAYETKKEWTPALKAFEEVLLFDPNNTIARPRRDALKEKVKMYKGVPIKSKKKA